The window TGGACGAGAAGGTCTCCCTCGAGGATGCCATCGCCTTGCTCAAGGAGATATTCGACTGATCGTGACACGTGACTCGTAACTCGTAACTCGTAACTCGTGATGGGGGTCACACAAAAGGTTTTACGAGTCACGAGTAACGAGTAACGAGTAACGAGTTACGGATTTCATGGCAAAACCCAAATACAGGCTCGAAGCGCTGCTGAGGATCAAGGCCCGCATGAAGAAGCGGGCCGAGATGGCGCTCGCCCGCGCGATCGTCGAGCTCAGGAAGGCCAAGGAGAAGCTCGAGAAGCTCAAGGAGGAGAAGAAGAAGATCGTGGAGCGCTGGCACGAGGCCCGCAAGGAGATGCGCAGGGACATGGCCGGCGGCATCGCGGTGAAGAAGAGCAACGTGCACGTGAACTTCATGCGCAAGCTCAAGGAGGACGAGGAGGCGAAGGAGGAGGAGATAGAGGACCAGAAGGCGGTGGTCGAGGACTGCGAGGCGCAGGTCGCCAAAGCTCGGCGCGAGTACATAGACGCGGCCAAGCAGCTGCAGATCATGGAGAAGCACAGGGAGCTCTGGCAGAAGAAGGTGGACGACGAGATCACCCGCAAGGAGGAGCGCGAGATGGACGAGCTGAGCACCACGATCCATCAGCTGAAGCGCTGGCGAGGGGAGAAGTCGGTGTTTGAGACGTGAGCGCCTCCCGCCACAATTTGAGGACCCTTTTTCCGATGACGCTGTAAAAAGGGGCCTCAAATTCTGGCTCGCGGCGCTCGGCTCAGTTGAATTGGAGATGGAGGTTTTCAATGGTGGACGAAGTCCGAAAGAGCGATCTGGCGCGCGAGGAGCGCATGCGCGAGCAGGCGGCCGAGAAGGCCAGGCCCAAGCAGCAGGAGAGCGAGTTCGACCGGCTCGTGAAGGGCGGTCAGATGCAGCAGCAGGCCACGACCGCGAAGCTCCAGCAGAAGCCGGTCACCGAGCAGGCCATGGACGAGGCGGCCAAGCGCGAGCAGCGCG is drawn from Pseudomonadota bacterium and contains these coding sequences:
- a CDS encoding flagellar FliJ family protein — protein: MAKPKYRLEALLRIKARMKKRAEMALARAIVELRKAKEKLEKLKEEKKKIVERWHEARKEMRRDMAGGIAVKKSNVHVNFMRKLKEDEEAKEEEIEDQKAVVEDCEAQVAKARREYIDAAKQLQIMEKHRELWQKKVDDEITRKEEREMDELSTTIHQLKRWRGEKSVFET